The Jiangella sp. DSM 45060 genome contains the following window.
GCGGCCGAGGCGCCGGCGTTGCCGCTGGACGCGGCGATGACCGTCGTGCTGCTGCTGGCGCGGGCCGTCGCGACGGCGGCCGCCATGTAGCGGTCCTTGTGCGTGTGGGTGGGTTGGCGCCCTCGTTCTTCACCCGGACGCCGGCGGGGTCGTCCAGTCCGCGAGGTCGCGGCCGGGCGCGAACGGCTTGAGATCGAACGTCGTCGACCCGTCCAGCAGCAGCTCCGTGCCGGCCTCGCCGAAGGCGGGCGCGTACTTGAAGCCCAGCCCGGAGAACCCGCCGAGCAGTACGACGCGGTCGGTCCCGGCGGCGAAGCCCGCGATGGGCCGGTTGTCCGACGTGTAGCCGTCCATGTGCGCCGAGACGCGGACGGGGTCGGGGTGCAGGCCCGGCAGGCACCGCGCGACGATGGCGTCGAGCGTCCTGACCTCGTCGACGCCGACCGTCCGCTCGAGCAGGTCGGGGTCGGGGACCACCTCTTTGAACGGGCCCGTCGGGCCGACCTTGACCGTGGCGCCGTCCAGGCTCGGGAAGGCGTAGAAGCCGTCGTCCTCGGGCCGCAAGGCGATGGGGAACCGCTCAGGCGTATACGCGGCCGGATCGTCGGCGGCGTACCAGACCTGGATCGGCCGGCGGACCTGGATCTTGCCGGCCAGCTGGGGGGCGAGGCGGTCGACCCACGGCCCGCCGGCCACGATGACCCGGCCGTAGCGGAAGGTCCGGTCCTCGGTCACGACGCTGACGCCGTCGCCGTCGATCTCGACGCGCAGCACCGGTGTGTACGTGTGGACGACGGCGCCGAGCTCGCGCGCCCGCTGAGCCGCCGAGAGGACCGCCAGCTCGGGACGCAGGTAGCCCGCGTTC
Protein-coding sequences here:
- the solA gene encoding N-methyl-L-tryptophan oxidase; translation: MSQHDAEAAVIGVGSIGSMALWRLAGRGVTVHGFDQFGVPHDRSAMGGETRMFRSTSPREPVYVPFGSAALALWRELEAQTGRELLRLNGELVLGPANAEHIVNVLESVRAYGLEHELLDTGDVAARYPQHRLWPGDIGILDPNAGYLRPELAVLSAAQRARELGAVVHTYTPVLRVEIDGDGVSVVTEDRTFRYGRVIVAGGPWVDRLAPQLAGKIQVRRPIQVWYAADDPAAYTPERFPIALRPEDDGFYAFPSLDGATVKVGPTGPFKEVVPDPDLLERTVGVDEVRTLDAIVARCLPGLHPDPVRVSAHMDGYTSDNRPIAGFAAGTDRVVLLGGFSGLGFKYAPAFGEAGTELLLDGSTTFDLKPFAPGRDLADWTTPPASG